A genome region from Salvia splendens isolate huo1 chromosome 19, SspV2, whole genome shotgun sequence includes the following:
- the LOC121778951 gene encoding uncharacterized protein LOC121778951 — translation MLLVSPKKTRSGFRDRRGGVGPNGKSSFPRLGAAATRPIVGNGDSNPPDCGIPVQRAEDEREKVCTARSRWNWYVDMTGKRLLLGVHFKHPSGFLLVGLAELCLLHVLRDRVEQIALAQGLNRVSLECANALNQGLDSYITGFCLDLAKPNSSARQKQKVLSLQEFRVAMELNLRQLGEDWPLLLEKICAHEFEE, via the exons ATGCTACTGGTTTCACCCAAGAAAACTAGATCTGGTTTCCGCGATAGGAGAGGTGGGGTTGGACCAAATGGAAAGTCTAGTTTTCCTCGTCTTGGAGCTGCTGCCACTCGGCCTATTGTAGGGAATGGGGACTCGAATCCACCTGACTGTGGGATACCGGTGCAACGAGCAGAGGATGAACGAGAGAAAGTGTGTACAGCAAGGAGCAGATGGAATTGGTATGTAGACATGACAGGGAAGAGGCTTCTTCTAGGAGTCCACTTCAAGCACCCCTCGGGGTTCCTTTTGGTGGGGCTTGCAGAGCTCTGCCTGCT TCACGTATTGAGGGACCGAGTGGAGCAAATTGCTTTAGCGCAGGGTCTAAATAGAGTGTCTCTGGAGTGTGCCAACGCACTGAACCAGGGTTTAGATTCTTACATCACGGGATTTTGCTTAGATCTT GCCAAGCCAAATAGTAGCGCGCGTCAGAAACAGAAAGTCCTTTCGTTGCAGGAATTTAGAGTTGCTATGGAGCTGAATCTGCGGCAACTTGGCGAGGACTGGCCATTGTTGCTAGAGAAAATATGTGCACATGAATTTGAAGAATGA
- the LOC121778664 gene encoding serine/threonine-protein kinase BLUS1-like isoform X3 yields MEKESIKYPIGAEHYELIEEVGTGVSASVHRARCKSLDQLVAIKILDFERTNCDLNNVSREAQTMVLVDHANVLKSHCSFVSDHNLWVVMPFMAGGSCLHILKAVHPDGLEEVVIAKILREVLRGLEYLHQHGHIHRDVKAGNVLIDSRGGIKLGDFGVSAYLFDAGDRQRMRNTFVGTPCWMAPEVMEQLHGYDFKADIWSFGITALELAHGHAPFSKYPPMKVLLMTLQNAPPGLDYERDKKFSKSFKQMIASCLVKDPIKRPSAKKLLKHSFFKQARSNDYICRTLLDGLPDLGARLQALKRKEEDMLAQKKMPDGQKEEISQNEYKRGISGWNFNLDDMKAQASLIQDDDVIPDKDEEIQVKLNQCQPSSSKSSLVLQHQSSFASQYSDAADSDDYTPASLSSVDSTTYNAKCEKSDNDSCAPGSTPEQATMNASPSNENHTESYSTEKLVTNVNRKPLDGVAASTNQSDKVQNQCQNLSRGAHTNLQPSEAQHDTISKGSKTAVNGDDMDEKAKNPVIQQKGRFKVTSESVETDKVIAQLPASSSPWPSEASPSQHLYSHTLFAHLQNVLLTNTLQRDNILSAMKQISVGDFPDAGTMPMNIQLAEKSMLEAAHEREKDLIREITELQWRLVRCQEEIQKHKTENHG; encoded by the exons ATGGAGAAGGAGAGCATAAAGTATCCGATTGGAGCAGAGCATTACGAGCTGATTGAGGAGGTAGGGACGGGAGTCAGTGCTTCGGTTCATCGCGCACGGTGCAAATCGCTCGATCAGCTTGTCGCCATCAAAATTCTCGACTTTGAGCGTACTAATTGCGATCTG AACAACGTTTCACGCGAAGCACAAACAATGGTCCTTGTTGACCATGCCAATGTTTTAAAATCGCACTGCTCCTTTGTCAGTGATCACAATTTGTGGGTCGTAATGCCTTTTATGGCCGGAGGCTCTTGCTTGCACATCTTAAAGGCTGTACACCCTGATGGTTTGGAGGAGGTTGTCATTGCTAAAATCTTACGAGAGGTGTTGAGAGGCTTGGAATATCTTCATCAACATGGCCACATTCATCGGGATGTCAAA GCTGGCAATGTTCTTATCGATTCACGTGGTGGAATCAAACTGGGAGATTTTGGTGTCTCCGCTTATTTGTTTGATGCTGGTGACAGACAACGCATGAGGAATACTTTTGTGGGTACTCCATGCTG GATGGCACCAGAGGTTATGGAGCAATTGCATGGTTATGACTTCAA AGCTGATATTTGGTCTTTTGGCATAACTGCTTTGGAGCTTGCGCACGGTCATGCCCCTTTCTCAAAGTATCCTCCAATGAAG GTTTTGCTCATGACATTGCAAAATGCACCACCTGGTCTAGATTATGAGAGAGACAAAAAGTTTTCTAAG TCCTTTAAGCAGATGATTGCGAGTTGTTTGGTGAAAGATCCTATAAAAAGACCTTCTGCAAAGAAGTTGTTAAAGCATTCTTTTTTCAAGCAAGCAAGATCTAATGATTATATTTGTAGAACTCTTCTGGATGGTCTCCCAGATCTTGGCGCTCGGCTTCAGGCTTTAAAG AGAAAGGAGGAAGATATGCTTGCACAAAAGAAAATGCCAGATGGACAAAAGGAGGAAATATCCCAG AATGAATACAAACGTGGCATTAGTGGTTGGAACTTCAACCTTGACGATATGAAGGCTCAAGCTTCGCTG ATACAGGATGATGATGTTATTCCTGACAAAGATGAAGAAATACAAGTTAAACTTAATCAATGCCAGCCATCCTCGTCCAAAAGTTCATTAGTACTTCAACACCAGTCTTCCTTTGCTAGTCAATATTCTGATGCTGCAGATTCT GATGACTATACCCCTGCTTCCCTCTCATCCGTGGACTCTACAACTTACAA TGCTAAATGTGAAAAATCCGATAATGATAGTTGTGCTCCTGGCTCAACTCCGGAGCAGGCAACAATGAATGCTTCCCCTAGCAATGAGAATCACACCGAAAGCTACTCAACAGAAAAGCTTGTCACAAATGTGAACAGAAAACCATTAGATGGGGTCGCAGCAAGTACTAATCAAAG CGACAAAGTCCAAAATCAATGTCAGAACTTGTCACGTGGAGCACACACCAATCTCCAACCTTCAGAAGCACAACATGACACAATATCCAAAGGTTCAAAAACAGCAG TTAACggagatgatatggatgagaaagCCAAAAACCCTGTTATTCAGCAAAAAGGACGATTTAAAGTTACATCAGAAAGTGTTGAGACGGATAAG GTAATTGCACAGCTTCCAGCAAGTTCTTCACCATGGCCTTCTGAAGCTAGTCCATCACAACACCTTTACAGTCATACACTTTTCGCGCATCTTCAGAATGTTCTACTTACAAACACTCTTCAAAGG GATAATATACTTAGTGCAATGAAGCAGATCTCCGTTGGCGATTTTCCAG ATGCAGGGACCATGCCGATGAACATACAATTGGCAGAGAAATCCATG CTGGAGGCTGCTCATGAGAGAGAAAAGGACTTGATCCGCGAGATAACCGAGTTGCAGTGGAG GCTTGTACGTTGTCAAGAAGAGATCCAAAAACATAAAACGGAGAATCACGGGTGA
- the LOC121778664 gene encoding serine/threonine-protein kinase BLUS1-like isoform X1, giving the protein MEKESIKYPIGAEHYELIEEVGTGVSASVHRARCKSLDQLVAIKILDFERTNCDLNNVSREAQTMVLVDHANVLKSHCSFVSDHNLWVVMPFMAGGSCLHILKAVHPDGLEEVVIAKILREVLRGLEYLHQHGHIHRDVKAGNVLIDSRGGIKLGDFGVSAYLFDAGDRQRMRNTFVGTPCWMAPEVMEQLHGYDFKADIWSFGITALELAHGHAPFSKYPPMKVLLMTLQNAPPGLDYERDKKFSKSFKQMIASCLVKDPIKRPSAKKLLKHSFFKQARSNDYICRTLLDGLPDLGARLQALKRKEEDMLAQKKMPDGQKEEISQNEYKRGISGWNFNLDDMKAQASLIQDDDVIPDKDEEIQVKLNQCQPSSSKSSLVLQHQSSFASQYSDAADSDDYTPASLSSVDSTTYNAKCEKSDNDSCAPGSTPEQATMNASPSNENHTESYSTEKLVTNVNRKPLDGVAASTNQSDKVQNQCQNLSRGAHTNLQPSEAQHDTISKGSKTAVNGDDMDEKAKNPVIQQKGRFKVTSESVETDKVAAAPLLQKSHSMQVIAQLPASSSPWPSEASPSQHLYSHTLFAHLQNVLLTNTLQRDNILSAMKQISVGDFPDAGTMPMNIQLAEKSMLEAAHEREKDLIREITELQWRLVRCQEEIQKHKTENHG; this is encoded by the exons ATGGAGAAGGAGAGCATAAAGTATCCGATTGGAGCAGAGCATTACGAGCTGATTGAGGAGGTAGGGACGGGAGTCAGTGCTTCGGTTCATCGCGCACGGTGCAAATCGCTCGATCAGCTTGTCGCCATCAAAATTCTCGACTTTGAGCGTACTAATTGCGATCTG AACAACGTTTCACGCGAAGCACAAACAATGGTCCTTGTTGACCATGCCAATGTTTTAAAATCGCACTGCTCCTTTGTCAGTGATCACAATTTGTGGGTCGTAATGCCTTTTATGGCCGGAGGCTCTTGCTTGCACATCTTAAAGGCTGTACACCCTGATGGTTTGGAGGAGGTTGTCATTGCTAAAATCTTACGAGAGGTGTTGAGAGGCTTGGAATATCTTCATCAACATGGCCACATTCATCGGGATGTCAAA GCTGGCAATGTTCTTATCGATTCACGTGGTGGAATCAAACTGGGAGATTTTGGTGTCTCCGCTTATTTGTTTGATGCTGGTGACAGACAACGCATGAGGAATACTTTTGTGGGTACTCCATGCTG GATGGCACCAGAGGTTATGGAGCAATTGCATGGTTATGACTTCAA AGCTGATATTTGGTCTTTTGGCATAACTGCTTTGGAGCTTGCGCACGGTCATGCCCCTTTCTCAAAGTATCCTCCAATGAAG GTTTTGCTCATGACATTGCAAAATGCACCACCTGGTCTAGATTATGAGAGAGACAAAAAGTTTTCTAAG TCCTTTAAGCAGATGATTGCGAGTTGTTTGGTGAAAGATCCTATAAAAAGACCTTCTGCAAAGAAGTTGTTAAAGCATTCTTTTTTCAAGCAAGCAAGATCTAATGATTATATTTGTAGAACTCTTCTGGATGGTCTCCCAGATCTTGGCGCTCGGCTTCAGGCTTTAAAG AGAAAGGAGGAAGATATGCTTGCACAAAAGAAAATGCCAGATGGACAAAAGGAGGAAATATCCCAG AATGAATACAAACGTGGCATTAGTGGTTGGAACTTCAACCTTGACGATATGAAGGCTCAAGCTTCGCTG ATACAGGATGATGATGTTATTCCTGACAAAGATGAAGAAATACAAGTTAAACTTAATCAATGCCAGCCATCCTCGTCCAAAAGTTCATTAGTACTTCAACACCAGTCTTCCTTTGCTAGTCAATATTCTGATGCTGCAGATTCT GATGACTATACCCCTGCTTCCCTCTCATCCGTGGACTCTACAACTTACAA TGCTAAATGTGAAAAATCCGATAATGATAGTTGTGCTCCTGGCTCAACTCCGGAGCAGGCAACAATGAATGCTTCCCCTAGCAATGAGAATCACACCGAAAGCTACTCAACAGAAAAGCTTGTCACAAATGTGAACAGAAAACCATTAGATGGGGTCGCAGCAAGTACTAATCAAAG CGACAAAGTCCAAAATCAATGTCAGAACTTGTCACGTGGAGCACACACCAATCTCCAACCTTCAGAAGCACAACATGACACAATATCCAAAGGTTCAAAAACAGCAG TTAACggagatgatatggatgagaaagCCAAAAACCCTGTTATTCAGCAAAAAGGACGATTTAAAGTTACATCAGAAAGTGTTGAGACGGATAAG GTGGCTGCAGCCCCTTTACTGCAGAAAAGCCACAGCATGCAG GTAATTGCACAGCTTCCAGCAAGTTCTTCACCATGGCCTTCTGAAGCTAGTCCATCACAACACCTTTACAGTCATACACTTTTCGCGCATCTTCAGAATGTTCTACTTACAAACACTCTTCAAAGG GATAATATACTTAGTGCAATGAAGCAGATCTCCGTTGGCGATTTTCCAG ATGCAGGGACCATGCCGATGAACATACAATTGGCAGAGAAATCCATG CTGGAGGCTGCTCATGAGAGAGAAAAGGACTTGATCCGCGAGATAACCGAGTTGCAGTGGAG GCTTGTACGTTGTCAAGAAGAGATCCAAAAACATAAAACGGAGAATCACGGGTGA
- the LOC121779899 gene encoding ACT domain-containing protein ACR11-like gives MAVSMASSCSNFGLYTNLKQPNSRASSLICSFGLDPLQLSCIHPKKSLSSSMSSAFIPKASPPTAVEGGSSQDTDVVPTPIVIIDQDSDEDATIVEITFGDRLGALLDTMNSLTSLGLNVVKANVYLDDTGKHNKFAITKASTGRKVDDPELLEAIRLTIINNLLEYHPESSVQLAMGAAFGVTPPKTIDVNIATHIHVYDDGPEQSLLSIETADRPGLLVDLVKIITDINITVKSGEFDTEGLLAKAKFHVSYNGKALIKPLQQVLANSLRYYLKSPSTEESSF, from the exons ATGGCTGTATCTATGGCTTCTAGTTGCAGTAATTTTGGGCTCTACACCAATTTGAAGCAACCTAATTCAAGGGCATCTTCATTAATTTGCTCTTTTGGGTTGGATCCACTTCAGCTGTCATGCATTCATCCCAAGAAAAG CCTATCGTCTTCCATGAGTAGTGCATTTATACCAAAAGCGTCACCACCTACTGCTGTGGAG GGTGGAAGTTCTCAGGATACGGATGTAGTTCCCACTCCCATCGTAATAATAGATCAAGATTCTGATGAAGATGCTACTATTGTTGAAATCACCTTTGGGGATCGTCTTGGAGCTCTCCTCGATACA ATGAATTCTCTCACGAGTCTTGGACTGAATGTTGTTAAGGCTAATGTATACCTAGATGATACGGGCAAACACAACAAGTTTGCTATTACTAAAGC TTCGACTGGAAGAAAGGTTGACGATCCGGAGCTTCTTGAGGCGATCCGTTTGACAATTATCAACAATCTGCTTGAGTATCACCCG GAGTCGAGTGTTCAGTTGGCGATGGGGGCTGCATTTGGCGTCACTCCACCAAAAACG ATCGATGTGAATATTGCAACGCATATCCATGTCTACGATGATGGTCCTGAGCAAAG CTTGCTCTCTATAGAAACAGCCGATCGTCCAGGATTGCTGGTGGATCTCGTAAAGATCATCACTGATATAAATATTACTGTTAAATCTGGAGAGTTCGACACTGAG GGCTTGCTGGCCAAGGCGAAATTTCATGTAAGCTACAATGGCAAAGCCCTTATTAAGCCTCTTCAGCAG GTTCTTGCAAACAGTCTGCGATACTACTTGAAGAGTCCAAGCACAGAGGAATCGAGTTTTTGA
- the LOC121778664 gene encoding serine/threonine-protein kinase BLUS1-like isoform X2, translating into MEKESIKYPIGAEHYELIEEVGTGVSASVHRARCKSLDQLVAIKILDFERTNCDLNNVSREAQTMVLVDHANVLKSHCSFVSDHNLWVVMPFMAGGSCLHILKAVHPDGLEEVVIAKILREVLRGLEYLHQHGHIHRDVKAGNVLIDSRGGIKLGDFGVSAYLFDAGDRQRMRNTFVGTPCWMAPEVMEQLHGYDFKADIWSFGITALELAHGHAPFSKYPPMKVLLMTLQNAPPGLDYERDKKFSKSFKQMIASCLVKDPIKRPSAKKLLKHSFFKQARSNDYICRTLLDGLPDLGARLQALKRKEEDMLAQKKMPDGQKEEISQNEYKRGISGWNFNLDDMKAQASLIQDDDVIPDKDEEIQVKLNQCQPSSSKSSLVLQHQSSFASQYSDAADSDDYTPASLSSVDSTTYNCAPGSTPEQATMNASPSNENHTESYSTEKLVTNVNRKPLDGVAASTNQSDKVQNQCQNLSRGAHTNLQPSEAQHDTISKGSKTAVNGDDMDEKAKNPVIQQKGRFKVTSESVETDKVAAAPLLQKSHSMQVIAQLPASSSPWPSEASPSQHLYSHTLFAHLQNVLLTNTLQRDNILSAMKQISVGDFPDAGTMPMNIQLAEKSMLEAAHEREKDLIREITELQWRLVRCQEEIQKHKTENHG; encoded by the exons ATGGAGAAGGAGAGCATAAAGTATCCGATTGGAGCAGAGCATTACGAGCTGATTGAGGAGGTAGGGACGGGAGTCAGTGCTTCGGTTCATCGCGCACGGTGCAAATCGCTCGATCAGCTTGTCGCCATCAAAATTCTCGACTTTGAGCGTACTAATTGCGATCTG AACAACGTTTCACGCGAAGCACAAACAATGGTCCTTGTTGACCATGCCAATGTTTTAAAATCGCACTGCTCCTTTGTCAGTGATCACAATTTGTGGGTCGTAATGCCTTTTATGGCCGGAGGCTCTTGCTTGCACATCTTAAAGGCTGTACACCCTGATGGTTTGGAGGAGGTTGTCATTGCTAAAATCTTACGAGAGGTGTTGAGAGGCTTGGAATATCTTCATCAACATGGCCACATTCATCGGGATGTCAAA GCTGGCAATGTTCTTATCGATTCACGTGGTGGAATCAAACTGGGAGATTTTGGTGTCTCCGCTTATTTGTTTGATGCTGGTGACAGACAACGCATGAGGAATACTTTTGTGGGTACTCCATGCTG GATGGCACCAGAGGTTATGGAGCAATTGCATGGTTATGACTTCAA AGCTGATATTTGGTCTTTTGGCATAACTGCTTTGGAGCTTGCGCACGGTCATGCCCCTTTCTCAAAGTATCCTCCAATGAAG GTTTTGCTCATGACATTGCAAAATGCACCACCTGGTCTAGATTATGAGAGAGACAAAAAGTTTTCTAAG TCCTTTAAGCAGATGATTGCGAGTTGTTTGGTGAAAGATCCTATAAAAAGACCTTCTGCAAAGAAGTTGTTAAAGCATTCTTTTTTCAAGCAAGCAAGATCTAATGATTATATTTGTAGAACTCTTCTGGATGGTCTCCCAGATCTTGGCGCTCGGCTTCAGGCTTTAAAG AGAAAGGAGGAAGATATGCTTGCACAAAAGAAAATGCCAGATGGACAAAAGGAGGAAATATCCCAG AATGAATACAAACGTGGCATTAGTGGTTGGAACTTCAACCTTGACGATATGAAGGCTCAAGCTTCGCTG ATACAGGATGATGATGTTATTCCTGACAAAGATGAAGAAATACAAGTTAAACTTAATCAATGCCAGCCATCCTCGTCCAAAAGTTCATTAGTACTTCAACACCAGTCTTCCTTTGCTAGTCAATATTCTGATGCTGCAGATTCT GATGACTATACCCCTGCTTCCCTCTCATCCGTGGACTCTACAACTTACAA TTGTGCTCCTGGCTCAACTCCGGAGCAGGCAACAATGAATGCTTCCCCTAGCAATGAGAATCACACCGAAAGCTACTCAACAGAAAAGCTTGTCACAAATGTGAACAGAAAACCATTAGATGGGGTCGCAGCAAGTACTAATCAAAG CGACAAAGTCCAAAATCAATGTCAGAACTTGTCACGTGGAGCACACACCAATCTCCAACCTTCAGAAGCACAACATGACACAATATCCAAAGGTTCAAAAACAGCAG TTAACggagatgatatggatgagaaagCCAAAAACCCTGTTATTCAGCAAAAAGGACGATTTAAAGTTACATCAGAAAGTGTTGAGACGGATAAG GTGGCTGCAGCCCCTTTACTGCAGAAAAGCCACAGCATGCAG GTAATTGCACAGCTTCCAGCAAGTTCTTCACCATGGCCTTCTGAAGCTAGTCCATCACAACACCTTTACAGTCATACACTTTTCGCGCATCTTCAGAATGTTCTACTTACAAACACTCTTCAAAGG GATAATATACTTAGTGCAATGAAGCAGATCTCCGTTGGCGATTTTCCAG ATGCAGGGACCATGCCGATGAACATACAATTGGCAGAGAAATCCATG CTGGAGGCTGCTCATGAGAGAGAAAAGGACTTGATCCGCGAGATAACCGAGTTGCAGTGGAG GCTTGTACGTTGTCAAGAAGAGATCCAAAAACATAAAACGGAGAATCACGGGTGA